From Cervus elaphus chromosome 25, mCerEla1.1, whole genome shotgun sequence, one genomic window encodes:
- the LOC122683512 gene encoding LOW QUALITY PROTEIN: protein FAM114A2-like (The sequence of the model RefSeq protein was modified relative to this genomic sequence to represent the inferred CDS: deleted 1 base in 1 codon), translated as MLWGNKALTPKLLSLRTLELTLCNKKSCGSEQLLGEGETNAKENGNSSPMSGPFGVFSTISTAVQSTGKSVISGGLDALEFIGKKTMDVIAEGDPGFKRTKGLMNRTSTLSQVLREAKEKEELWTSNEVTMETDKKTHYGLLFDEFQGLSHLEALEMLSRESEIKVKSILNSLSGEELETLKLELEQLKEAFSLAEFCEEEEEEKKGDEDFTKEITELFSQLHVSSKPEKLARARNTAYEWIRTSLAKPLEEKEEGERQLEAESTEQINNNSIEDIHAFAIRSLAELTACSIELFHKTAALVLHGRKQEVTTIERSRALCQLTVLLCKELSCLSKEFTTCLTTAGVKEKADVLNPLITAVFLEASNSASYIQDAFQLLLPVLEISFIENKTEYQRHELHVQRPLSEH; from the exons GAGCAGCTTCTTGGAGAAGGAGAGACAAATGCCAAAGAGAATGGAAACTCCTCTCCAATGAGTGGGCCGTTTGGGGTGTTCTCGACCATCTCTACTGCTGTTCAGAGCACAGGAAAGAGTGTTATCAGTGGGGGTTTGGATGCCTTAGAATtcattggaaaaaagacaatGGATGTAATAGCAGAAGGGGATCCTGGATTTAAAAGAACCAAGGGTCTGATGAACCGGACTTCCACACTGTCTCAGGTTTTAcgagaggcaaaggagaaagaagaactaTGGACTTCCAATGAGGTTACCATGGAAACAGACAAGAAAACTCATTATGGGCTACTCTTTGATGAATTTCAAGGCCTTTCACATCTAGAAGCTCTGGAGATGCTCTCTCGAGAAAGTGAAATAAAGGTGAAATCTATTCTTAATTCTCTAAGTGGAGAAGAATTAGAGACTCTAAAACTTGAATTGGAGCAACTCAAAGAAGCATTTTCCCTAGCAGAGTTCtgtgaagaagaggaggaagagaagaaaggggatGAAGACTTTACCAAAGAGATAACAGAGCTATTTTCCCAGCTGCATGTCTCCTCCAAACCAGAGAAACTTGCCAGGGCAAGAAATACAGCCTATGAGTGGATCAGGACATCTCTGGCCAAACCgttggaagagaaggaagaaggagaaagacagtTGGAAGCAGAAAGCACTGAGCAGATCAATAACAATTCAATAGAGGATATCCATGCATTTGCAATCCGGAGCCTAGCAGAACTGACTGCCTGCTCAATTGAACTTTTTCACAAAACAGCGGCTCTGGTTCTACATGGCCGGAAACAGGAAGTAACAACCATAGAAAGGAGCAGAGCCCTTTGCCAGCTAACAGTTTTGTTGTGTAAAGAATTGTCCTGTCTGTCTAAAGAGTTCACCACCTGCCTAACAACTGCTGGGGTTAAGGAAAAGGCTGACGTCCTTAATCCATTAATCACTGCAGTATTTCTAGAGGCATCAAACAGTGCTTCCTACATTCAGGATGCCTTTCAGCTACTTTTACCTGTATTGGAGATCTCATTTATTGAGAACAAGACTGAA TACCAGAGGCATGAGCTTCATGTCCAGAGGCCTTTGTCCGAACATTGA